The following is a genomic window from Aphis gossypii isolate Hap1 chromosome X, ASM2018417v2, whole genome shotgun sequence.
agAAATTATTGctgaagaaataaaaacaagtattatcactataaaaataaattttgattttattttttttcgaataagattgaaataaaaaattaaacgtgaATACAGATGTCtcagataggtaggtatttatactAAGATAAGAAAATATCTTGTTTGAGATCAAAATTTAGATCTCGGactgttgatattatttacctatttattaaatgtttgagatttttttatggaaaaataaatacgtataggtacctatatatatgtatatatttttatagttttaaagtgAAAATTTGAActgtttaatacaattattatatatatataggcatatttactatttagtacaTATTTAACTAGATTTTATAGCATATCCGCGttctaatagttaattattaaagatattagtgcatcttataaatatataatacaatgtatttaattaagtaaactGCAATGTCTCACTTTGTTCattcattacaatataatcgAGTATTTAATGTGATGATGGCATATGATACATGTAATAGGTTGTTATAGaaagttaaaattgaattattctaACTATTATTGTGAACGCATGATGAAAACACCTAGTCACGACCGGACACTGTAATTTGTGAGACTCCCGGTCAGATTTCTGTATATAAAATCTCGCATCAGTGATAATGATAAcagttaacaaaaaataaataaataaatactaaccaCATAGTAATTTATTGCGTACTTCCCCTATAATAAGTAAGTACTATGTATACGGTGCGACTATATAATCTGCAAATCGTCGTGTAAATTATGattgataataaacattataaataggtgTGTGGTTgcgtaaatacctacatacctatgcatcaatcatttttataggtactaaatattataattagctaTTTATTTGGATAATTCctatattttgtaagttttaaGTGGATCCGGTGAATTTCCGATAGCCCATAGGATAGTCCGGAAGAAATAAAGTGACGTGAAATGTGTAAATGTcgtaaaaccataatataataacaaaactaaTAGTATAGGAGTCAAACATTTTAGTAagaaatttacattaatataataatatattaatatatattaatatttataagtaatggtttaagtaggtataataaatactagatctcatattatttcatctattttatatatattttaaataattttaaaataaaaaaaacagaagtttGTAGGTACtaccataaaatttaaaattcagaattttaataaattaatttttaaaagaaaaacggcggtagacataataatttattacttaatagttGTATTACATTACTTGTACTTCTTGGCTTGCAGACATAGGAACATATAGGAAAACAGATTTCATTTTGTCTCCGATGGCGTCACTATACAtcgtttgattttgtttttttagcaGAAGAATGTGAAgaataacctttttttaattgccGGTGAAAATTCGATTAATTCTGATGCGGATCAGTGTAATACAGCCATAGCCCTGTACGGGACTTGTATGGTCGTTACGcgcatttacttttttaaacctttatgaatatacaatgtacatgtaCTAACATACAGGATACACTTACTAACTGAACGTGCACGCGATAGACAATTCTTTCAATTCTAGTGATTCCACGTGATGTATGTctaacaagtataatatgtatactgtgATGCATGATAtgctattttatactataagtcTAGAACATGTATGTCTAGgcatatacaaatgtattattatataccgggtacataatatgtatgtatagaaAGAGAGACATTCCTGTGCAGTAAaccacttaattattattcagccGTCATTGCGTTCGCGTCCGAAGGCTATacgaatactataaaaaactacaaaaaaactacaataattcGACACTCAATAAGCACattcaattgaaattatttctttGGGTACTATAGATGTACTAAAAAAACGTAAGCCATAATTACACAAGTGAAATCAAagatatatactgtatattgaCTGCAGTGtacgatattatgtattactgtACAAGGTGATTTATTTAAGTgtacattcattattttgaagtttttactGTTtcgaaaacattatttttttcaaactttatattttttatcgttattcattttttacatttttgaatgataaaatacatttttaatttcatactcGGAAGTACAATACTTTTCATAgtacttttatgtataaattttattttcaaacgagtataggtagttaattagttataacttgtaagttataactaaaacttagtagtatattatatctaagttTAGTGGACAAATATTTTGTGGCTTACCTCTTTATAGCTGTGCCAATATAATCTGCTCTTTTAAAcatcaaatacttataactaattaaatagatatataggtattcgtttaaaattcaatcgTCGTATACATGTAAAAAACTCCTAAAAATATCCTACctagaaatatgaaataaaaaatgtattttactattcaaagcagtaaaaaaacttaaaatattttaaaatgttctagtGTAAttctaacaatttttaaaatactgttttgTGATTCACAACATCaaagtatgtaaaaaatattttcaaatcaatgATTGCTTGATTCTAAATAGATCACCTAACACTTTGTATGTAGTATCGTTATGTTAatgaagtaatttattttgatagatTTAACGCCTGAGTAGGCACTTATTCGTTGACTCTAACTATAAAGCgttcattcaaaataatttgttttataggtactgttttcctatatacatacatataacattCACATACATTaatagatacaataatatattataaatcatcagaatacttatagtatatattttgtaactatTAAAGCAAtgagtttgttattttatatattcgtatgtttttaagtattaattatactatgtataaatacgaTAGAAATGTATCAGTctgactaatattttaaagtatcaacttaaaaacttaacaaaaGATACCTATTTCAAACTCCAAATGATGATCAATAAGGATTAGTGAATTTTAGAAGTAATAACTTAGTgtctactataaaatataaatacagattAGCTACTTGTAaagagtttataattattagatacccATACccaaactaataactattttacaaataaatatagacatttactgtattaaaaattatttaagagtaTTTTAAACGACACTTAGATAATGTTAATGACgataatgtacattgtacactaCACAGTAAATGAGAATGAAATACGTGTGTTGTGAACACTGTTAACTACGTTTTTAGAACCCACAAAAACTGACAGacgaaatttcaaaatttaagcttcaaataatgaaatgattaacaaaaaatagtataggtacctacatagtgAAAATGGCTGTCGACAACAGAAGCACTATGACTAGGTAACTGAAAGTTATATAGAACTATGGCCTATGGGTACTATAtagtacaacaaaatataaaaataaataaattgaaaattataacaagCACTTGAAATGTTGAAAGCCAGATATTATGAAATCTGTAGActgtacaattttgtttttatatataaatatatacatataggttttataatttatacttatacacttaattaggtactttaaaacatataatgtaaCTCAATTAAATCCATACAActtttgtatagttattaaagaatatataatatttactacaattaattataataatatttataacttttcttTCCATTTGCTTTTGAAATATACACAAACACAGTGTGTTTGCATTGTTGAAATACGTTGCGCCGTACGATTTAACACCTCAGCAACCCATTATAATTCCATCGGTACATAGTGTTTAGTTGgtggtatttactatttaatatttgtgtacgAGTGCTGTTTTAAGTCGTActgagtaatataatattatatgattattattcttttaaattagcGCTgttaacatgataatattatgtagtttcaaatttaataatcatgtCGAGTATAGTGTGGACACCTATgctatacgtaataatatatacgtcgacaataacttattattttttattgcgaAACGTGGTCCCCATACACTAAACTATTCTTTCACGTCGATttcacttattaaataaaaaatagaacaagACATGTCttgtgtttttatatacacttgtctatggtatttttttttttaagagaaaATAGTTTGGAATTtggaaattacaaaaaataataataataataataaatattacagtaatagtaaatttggtatgtatgtttattaaattaataggtacctaccaataTTCTTTCTATATACTCGTTATTCAGAGTTTGGAGATAAACAAACCTATGGTTGAAATATCATTGGAAATCTTGACAgtcatttttttgtgattcTCTTTGAAAACAACAAGAtcataaaaacgtataaacCTCAAACCCCAATATTCCTAAATACTTCTGTGTTGTCAgtcgaatataaataatacattgtacaaatataataatatattataatatgtttcatattatgtCCGATGATTTTATACCAAATGTGTATTTGCGTTCAAAATATCATTACGCCgttaggtacaaaaaaaaaatccttaaaaaaaattattactttgtttTAGGTGTCGAATGATCAATACAGTTCAAATTTGTAacactttaattaaattcaacaataaaagGTTAGAAAATAGAAACCTCAATTAGCCATCACAACTTGGGGGAATTGACTTTACTTTGGATCAGATAAGAAGTCTTTGACGATGGCGTCATCATATTCATCTGTTCCTGTAACAggcaaatatttatcaataatataatattggtactTTATTCACAGGCATCATAAAGCTGTTGCCAGATCAAACTTGGCACAACAGCGGCAACGCGAACATGCAAAATCAGTGGTTCTccgtaatttatattatttacaattattaatatttatttacaaacgctacaaaaaatttaaaactgataGGTACAAGTGTGGGATACGATCACTTAAAAAAATCCACCACAGTTGTATAAAGTCATCTGGTTACTAATATACAAAGTATAAAGTTTgattaatatactgtatatatatcacaaaatatattagttataacttataagttattataagttatcgattttcatatacctattattttttcaatattcgccataataaatttaatttaatatatgattttagttttagttttagtatattaatgaGATGTATGACCGAAGTAGCAGTTGTAGCGTAATATAAGaccaataaaaatgaaaaaaatgtcattaaagtaaacattttagaattaCGTGCCATACAATAGGTCACTTTCATTAGtcaaaaaaatctattgaattattatcttaCTTTGAGTTGATCGGTTGATCTCTTAATGTAGCTCATcagatttttgtatttatattttaacgaaattaagaatttataatcCTCGCCCGATTCTTTTTTCTTCAACCTTTGTAAGTATATCTGATTTGAAagtctacattttatttttaaatcattatttatttttttcaagtctTCAACTTCATTGACAAATTCAGGATTGAcgttctaaaatttaataatatttagttaacattttttattttatattaatagctaaataaactaaattctaCTTAAAAGCCTCGAAGTAATTTTAAAGCAGCTCTCCTCCATAGCAGCTGAGACTCaaaaatacagtaatatagtaggtacgtggacaaaaaaccaaatttaacttatcataatatatacgattacactaaaaatttaataatttaattaatatcataaattctgataatgaaatgtatttattaaaaatttaaaatgttcatcaatttatttttttttaatttaatgtatttcttttaaaataaaaatcagttatGAATTGATAAGTTTatggtatattaaaaacaaaatatttcaataaactatatagaaaatatagtttttgttcATTAACTCTGAGCGGTGTGAAAATATATAgcttaatactataaattagaacaaattaatttattgtagttttgaatttactattaattacattagattatattacaattttatcatatacttAGTGTAATTTATAGACAAAAATCATATAGATACTCATATCATACTTAAcaatatttgtgtaaatttcaaaattattgataaaacataGAAAGAAATGGGAGAAACAcccacaaataaaatattggttattttGTTAGGTAGTTGAAATCGTTGACTATTcgattagtattttatagacatattttctaaatattatcaacagttttagactaataataataactacagttaaaattataaaatatattattgtaatttataattgtaagttataaaACAAGTATGTATTAAAGAACCTATGCATaatgcatgtatattatatatgaaatatgacTATACGGTATTATCATTTCATACTTgatatacatgttttattttgacccaTGGTAAATAGGAGTAGACTTGATCAATGTTTTCCACGAATgtgtatgttattaaaacatcatttcttttaaaaaaagaaataatggcAACTTATACTGTCGGCCGACATTAccgattatacaatatacctatatttttgtacaatttattacgtataatattatgtatgaggtCTATAAAAAATCGACcctttaatatcataatataattttcggtTTACAAACCGACTattttacgagtataatacttaatataggtaaaaatttttgtaaatgtgtatacataaatggccgcgttatttaaaatatggtttatacttattgaccattataatattgtgcaaaTGAGCAGTAATTACATACTtacttatagtataatgtatcatTCTACTGCCtacttaaaatacctatactatatttcATTGTCACTAAACACATTTGGAATTTGCAGTTAATAGGGCTATTggctattgtatttttaaatgtttattcatgaataaataaactactCAATAGCGAGGGTTAATGGTACGAGTACTATTCATACACTAACATTAAGGGTCATTATGATTGCaatcattgtatttttattaagtgtcTACTACCTGACCGTACCTGTGTACAGTACCAGACACAATAAttgacaaattaatatatttcattaacacCATGTTCCGGTTAACATTAACTATACTGTTGTAGTTAATTGCGAAGGCAGGACCGTCGATTGAACTATAGAAGTaaacttttcaatattatctaaatttcgTTTATTCGATATAGctcacatatttaatatttatatcgttaATACATCCtgttatgtacatattattatgttggtaataaaattattgacaacTAACGAAAATTTCggtttgataaaaattgattgtcaattatttaagtacctaaaatgtctcgtaaaaacaaaaataaaacctatttAAGTCTAAATGACTATAATTGAAAATCGTCTAAAATTATTAGGCCGATTAGAGTAAttacactaataattataataacaactatattatggtgcattattagtaattaaataaagtatatagattaatagataatataatttgaaccaATTACCGCGGAATCTGGGTACAAGTTACTAGACTCCACTGCTTTATCCagtagacattttaaaataaaaatcgtatttttaaactcGTTGTGAATCCTATACAAAAGTGCTCCAAGATCTTCATCCAAAAGTATGACTTGTCTCAAGAGTTCATCTTtttcataatacaaaataacgtttaataaatccaaataataaacataatacctatatatttaatatatttataccttatataaaaaatcttatattaccgaaaaataaattgtaaatatagtgCCTTGTCTCGCATATTCCTTTTTTCTTAAATCCGTGAAACTGTTCTAGATGGTCTAAGGTGATAATCATTTTGGTCACACCATCTCTATATGTCGGTTCTCTGGAAATCGTCTGTCTCAAAGTTATcactttgtttttattattaatgcgaGTCCATACTTTGGGAGGAAATATTTCTTCTAATACAGATTTTTTACCGTTATCTTTTTTCGTGTCATTGTTCTATAAATGTTCCGTtcgttaaaaatgaattaaactacaaatttttgttgaatttgaataatgttgttttaaagCAGTGTTTGAAAAGATCaaccacaaataatatatgtataatataatgtattagtattcaaagaactatattttttttatagttatattaatattatatattaactaaataggtatgtatcaatgtagaaaatattattgtattgtaattatttgtaaaatgtttcaatttttactataaatttaaaattgtatcctACAACAGCTATGATTAGTTTATGTTTGGTacctattgtaaataaaaagatacaagaagtataactatataaaaattgtggaaaaatatataatttgtttacttttCTATAATAGTAACAAGCAAAGTTCACAGttataaaacatgttttcTATTCTTcacgtgtaatattttatgaacgcAAACACAACATTGTACaaattatcacaataatacGTATGCAAGTTATccattgtattatgtaataattatgtactacATGTTGggtatatatttcatactatttttaaatcaaaattggtttttaagaATTGTGAATATATGAACCTAGCTTTAAGGATTATATACAAGTACATATATTACTTGTTCTACAATGTCAGTGATGTCCTCAACAAAGTTCCATTTCAAGACTCCTTTGCTTAAAATCTCAAACAATTcggtattattcatttaaaggtatgtaaattgaattgttcagctacaaaaatatacatattgacTTTTAgcctatttagttttattattgattagttACGAAaactatgtttaatatttatacttatttgttttttttttagatcttatttaagaaaactacattttatttgtaaatattataaaacaaaaatttggagaaaaaaatattcaatttaaattttaaaacatgttttataaattgattcatTTAAAGAACACTTCACAATAatcacaacaataattttatttcttacttagtttcaatacaaattttgaaactaactattattgtattggtttcaaaataatattatgtatatatatattttttttgtcgtttttcgaagtaataaaaatgcttttattttaaacgttgaTGGtgatttctagaaaaaaactTCATATACTTggaagttttgaaaatattacttaaatcttTATTTACAAAGAAAGTTTCAAAATGCttggaataattttaagatatttatgaaaattagcgttttaaaatttcaattatttttaattttgtttttttaagtgttgatgaaaacatttaaacttggtcataaatttaaaaaaataaaaaataaaatatatagttctatatttatgtatttactatttagtatgatattatcgatattattgtatataattgacacattattgttaattacaataattataaaagtataagtttgaataaaatgtttgacacGTTATATCTGcatgttttatgtattaaataaagaagATATTTCTCTaggaaatgtaaaaaataattgtttatatacttcatacattactttaataatatgaaattaatctACATGTGACATTCTTCTAAACAATAGCTTGTTTATAAAACCGGTTTTCAagaatacaattcaaaaaaacGAAGACCCTATCTCTTCGGGTAATAATGGctgtatattagatataacatgcaacaatattatgtttttgagattttaaaatattcgattcgtttttaaatacacgaaatttgttattttaaaaatgattcaacaacgttatcaaatattaaatatgtacagGATGTTTTCGATTTAATAGTAACGACCACTAAAATActtgttatgtaatattatttttttaatattaattattatgtgtgaataatgtattaagcAATTTACAGCTACGTTATCTGTCTTGTACTCGTGTCGTGTTCCTTATATCGTATTTTGATTGGTCGttgtaattatagtataattcacTAACCATGATCTACCATGAGTTGGGCCGAATATCACGGTTAAGTAAGTTATGAATTATTCGGCttggcaataaaaaaaatgtcatctaAATCGTTTCGtgtgtaaacatttattaaagttttgtttaaacagattcgtttattttaaacatatttgacttttataggtattatgcataatatattaatatatataacaactacatgtattcatatattacAGCACGTAactttaataggtatacccgatgatatttaattaaaattaaattaaaaatatacttaaatttaggTGTTTTGTcgataaaatgcatataagatataaaaattacttataatctGACGTTGCATTTTTTACGAAAGTAAATCCATATATTACaacaacttaaaatgtttcataaaatttaatgtaatattagttattacttattagtaagtACTGATGGCCAAAATAATATGCCAGGTTTGgcatgtgtttattttacatttacgtagatacaagtatattatatttaaacagatATAGAtagtttgtaatattgttatattaaaaataatataacatatttacacgatgtttttagtattataatactattatacatgtacctagctatataatatatttgtatataaccaatgtttttttaaatttatattctaattagtagaaaaaatacaaaatacataacaatgaaaaattgtaaattaagaagtcaatttaaatgttaaataagtaataactatacataataaagataatcaaGTaccaaaatcatatatttatttgtttttacataaaaaaaacagcaagaacgtgtacctatgtataataatttctaagtaATTGTAatcgtttataattttgtacttttcAGGCGATAGAGCCTGATTTAGAACATCATTAATAGTCTCCTTAACCATAAccatcttttatttattggatTCTCATCCATCATAATCATGCGTTTAAGCTGTTACTAGTTTCGCCATGCATGCATTGCAGCCTACTGCAATCTTCGTTTTCGGACAGTagatgttttgtttttgaaaagtcTTTCTaattcattagttttttttatactcttcTTTTATACTCTTTCTTTGGTCTTCACTGGACACTTACCTGTCGTATCTATATTACTGAATTCAGTGAATTCTAACTTTGTTTTAACAACTGAAAATTCATTTATACACATACTAATAGTAGTCAACGTGTATTGAACAGTTTTAAACGCTTGTAAACTCATTACTTATCTACTCGATACtcgtaaatacatttaaaatatatgtactccTCTATATTGTTAGTCATAACTAGGTACGcgctgaaataaaaaaaagtaattaattaaaaataaataagagattttttagttttaactgtAACCATTGTAGCACTTGCTATAACAATAGTTTtagtttagtaaaaaaatcaaaaatattaattatttgatataaaaaattattgacataATTTAACACGTGGaaactgtataaaaacaactggttcaaatgataaatatacaagtatacatactacataacctatattatatcaaatattattgaaacatttgaAACTACTATAGTTAGTAAAAAACACAAAGCTTATGAACTGATAAGTAACGACAGATTTTTTAACACCtgcaatgtttaaaattgatagtTGTACAATGATTGAGAAATGACATATcctgtatgataaataatattaataatatatttgattaataaagataagtaaatatcaatattaatattttattaattgttgataaattgttatatttcattaacttttaataagttattatgagttgttaataataactaggtaaatgtttcttttatataaaacaatataatatcatccaTGTACTCGAGAAGTTAGCTGACTAAAGTTCTGATTTCCAATATAATATGGCTAAGGCCAACTTTGTTTTAAAGCCttattactaaatagtaaatatagtacttaaaaacatttttatttaatcgtcATTATAGAACTATACGAGTTAATTGaatgagttaaaaaataaatttggttgtacttttttaattttgttgaaagCAGGTTTGCGTTTTCTGAGTTGTTGTAGTTTAgtccttatatattttttataataattataatttattacagaacttattacatttattttaaaatttgattttgtaataatatcaaaactttgtgtaagttataaaatgttttgattcgTGGTAATATATTTGAGAG
Proteins encoded in this region:
- the LOC114125108 gene encoding 33 kDa inner dynein arm light chain, axonemal-like; translated protein: MNNTELFEILSKGVLKWNFVEDITDIVEQNNDTKKDNGKKSVLEEIFPPKVWTRINNKNKVITLRQTISREPTYRDGVTKMIITLDHLEQFHGFKKKGICETRHYIYNLFFDELLRQVILLDEDLGALLYRIHNEFKNTIFILKCLLDKAVESSNLYPDSANVNPEFVNEVEDLKKINNDLKIKCRLSNQIYLQRLKKKESGEDYKFLISLKYKYKNLMSYIKRSTDQLKEQMNMMTPSSKTSYLIQSKVNSPKL